In one Gadus morhua chromosome 7, gadMor3.0, whole genome shotgun sequence genomic region, the following are encoded:
- the ammecr1 gene encoding nuclear protein AMMECR1, with protein MGRKRCVGADCSKMAAGCCGVKKQKLSGSPGSGGPGGVGAGSGVTGTGHCGTDLGIGSSTAATTTVAAGTVGRVNGLGGPGGNVNNCSSGSGGGGGGSSSSSTAVLSPTPAGYNSSGLSPNLSPGSGSGSGVRKMVVSAEMCCFCFDVLYCHLYGYQPPRTPRFTNEPYPLFVTWKIGRDKRLRGCIGTFSAMNLHSGLREYTLTSALKDSRFPPMTRDELARLFCSVSLLTNFEDVGDYLDWEVGVHGIRIEFFNEKGSKRTATYLPEVAKEQGWDHIQTIDSLLRKGGYKAPITNDFRKTIKLTRYRSEKMTMAYAEYIAHRQHHHYQNGVGHPLPPYNHYS; from the exons ATGGGTCGGAAGCGGTGTGTCGGTGCAGATtgttccaagatggcggccgggTGCTGCGGGGTGAAGAAGCAGAAGCTGTCGGGATCCCCCGGGTCGGGGGGTCCTggcggggtgggggcggggagtGGGGTGACGGGAACCGGACACTGTGGGACAGACCTGGGGATCGGttcctccaccgccgccaccaccactgtTGCAGCGGGGACCGTGGGCAGAGTCAACGGCCTGGGGGGACCGGGGGGAAACGTGAACAActgtagtagtggtagtggtggcggcggtggcggtagtagtagtagcagtacaGCCGTGCTGTCCCCAACCCCGGCCGGCTACAATTCGTCCGGCCTCTCCCCTAATCTGAGCCCGGGATCCGGCTCGGGAAGCGGCGTGAGGAAGATGGTGGTGTCGGCGGAGATGTGCTGTTTCTGTTTCGACGTGCTTTACTGTCATCTGTACGGATACCAGCCGCCAAGGACCCCCCGCTTCACCAACGAGCCCTA CCCGCTGTTCGTCACGTGGAAAATAGGGCGAGACAAGCGGCTGAGGGGTTGTATCGGTACGTTCTCGGCCATGAACCTGCACTCAGGACTCAGGGAATACACCCTTACTAG TGCCCTTAAGGACAGCCGCTTCCCGCCCATGACGAGGGACGAGCTGGCCCGCCTCTTCTGCTCCGTGTCCCTGCTGACCAACTTCGAGGACGTCGGGGACTACCTCGactgggag GTGGGCGTTCATGGCATTAGGATAGAatttttcaatgaaaaaggaTCAAAACGAACTGCCACCTATTTACCAGAGGTTGCAAAGGAACAAG GTTGGGACCACATTCAGACCATCGATTCCTTACTTAGGAAGGGAGGTTATAAAGCTCCCATTACCAATGACTTCAGGAAGACCATTAAGTTAACCAG GTACCGTAGCGAGAAGATGACCATGGCCTACGCAGAGTACATCGCTCaccgccagcaccaccactaccagAACGGCGTgggccaccccctccccccctacaaCCATTATTCCTGA